TGAAGATTTAAGTAAGTAGGTGGCCTTTTTGTGGGAGAGAATTTTATGTTTCTATaggctttaaattttttaaagcaccagtatttgaagaaaataaggAGCACTAAGAAGACATTATTGTACTGCTGTATTCCAAAGAAGAATATCAGTGACTCTTGATGTATGCTCAGGATGTCATTTTGTAAGCAAATTATGGTGAAAGCCAAGAAAGTGAtgattcattgaataaatatttatagtgtaTTTACTATGGGAAAGTAATATTCTAGGTATGTAACATTTGAACCTCCTTTCTGTTTAataacaaaattgaaataaaaatatcttcccTGTCTGATCTGTAAACTTGGTCACAAAAGTGCTTCTGTTGATTTTCTACTCAGATGTTGCAGAAATTGCAGACGAAGTTTATATGGAAGTGATTGTAGGAGAGGAGGATGCTGCTGTTGCAGCAGCAGCCGCTGCTGCAGTGCATGAACAGCAAATGGATAACAATGAAATCAAAACATTCATGCCAATAGCATGGGCAGCAGCTTATGGTATGTCATGTTGCAGCTTGAAGGATTGCATGGTTCTTGAACATGaatttattattgaaaaacaTGTTTCTAGGGTCTTAAGTTTCAGCAATATGACGTACCAGTGTAGTGATTTAAGTAAAAACAGGAAGATGATATAGTCTACCTTTTGCCTTTGCCTTTACCTTTAACAGGAATTTTTTTCGTGCCTATATTTAAGAAGTATGTAGACTTTCAAGctcaaattttttaatctttagtaTATGTGGCTCATGACCTTTGAGTGAAAACGAGAGAATTCATGGGGGAAAATGATGCTATATTTGGAAGCTAGGCATTTCCTACAGTCTTGTATATAAGTAAGCCCAGTAAAGCCTAGTACCTAGAAAGGGAATTTCTGTCATTCATGAGTATCATGGCTTTTCATTGTTGTAGTTTATAAAGAATCCTTAattctttataatttataatactgtataattttgttttttaatgcatatTGTTAGGTAATAATTCTGATGGAATTGAAAACCGGAATGGTACTGCAAGTGCCCTCTTGCACATAGATGAGTCTGCTGGACTTGGCAGACTGgctaaacaaaaaccaaagaaaaggagaagacctGATTCCAGGCAGTACCAAACAGGTGAGGGCACACGAGTTCCACAGTGCAGCGTGCTCTGCAAGCTCTCAGTTGAAACTAGTATGTATCCCCAGAGGTGTTATGATGGCATTTTAGCTGCTAGAATACAGTAGCTTTTGTGTattgaatttgaaaatataattttaagaattcACTGATATTCATGAATGATTTCCTTGGATAAAAAATAGATTTTGGATCAGAACctatttcaggaaaaataaaaatatcaggttattttagtggaaatgcaaaaaaagattacTAAAATATTATGTCAGttaactttaaatgaaaaaactgaaaaaaatctagggacttccctggcagtccagtggttaagactcctcactcccagtgcagggcacaagggttcgacccctggtcggggaactaagatctcacatgctgcatggcttggccaaaaaaaagggATCTGTTTCTGTCAGCATGAGGCATCATTCAGAGAGGAGCAGGACAGATACGTCAGTTGTTCATTCATATATTCCTTTTTTGTATATCTTGTATAATGATTTGCATATTAGATTTTTTTATAGGTCTGGTTGAACTTTAAGTTAATGTCAGTTTGGCTTGACATAATAAAAGCTGAAATGTTGAGCTTTATGAATGATTTTCTCTAGATATCTAAATTTATATGGCTTTAAATtgctactttatatattttaaactaggAATAAGATTGGTACAGTCATAATGAGGTTTCTGGACCAGGTTCTCTTTATTACTAGGTTTCTATATCTTttgttgaaaaacaataaaaggtaTGTTAAAGTAATACAGGTACTTATAAACAGTGTTCAGAACACACACTTTAAATGCTTGAAGAGACCAAAACAGAACTTGGATTGATCATTCatgctcctttcttttcctttcttagcaATAATTATTGGCCCTGATGGACATCCTTTGACTGTCTATCCTTGTATGATTTGTGGGAAAAAGTTTAAGTCGAGAGGTTTTttgaaaaggcacatgaaaaaccACCCTGAACACCTCACCAAGAAGAAGTACCACTGTACTGACTGTGATTACACTACCAACAAGAAGATAAGTTTTCACAACCACCTGGAGAGCCACAAGCTGACCAGCAAGGCGGAGAAGGCCTTTGAATGCGATGAGTGTGGGAAGCATTTCTCTCATGCTGGGGCTTTGTTTACTCACAAAATGGTGCATAAGGAAAAAGGAGCTAACAAAATGCACAAGTGTAAATTCTGTGAATACGAGACAGCTGAACAAGGGTTATTGAATCGCCACCTTTTGGCAGTACACAGCAAGAACTTTCCTCATATATGTGTGGAGTGTGGTAAAGGTTTTCGTCACCCATCAGAGCTCAAAAAGCACATGCGAATCCATACTGGGGAGAAGCCGTACCAATGCCAGTACTGCGAATATAGGTCTGCAGACTCTTCTAACTTGAAAACGCATGTAAAAACTAAGCATAGTAAAGAGATGCCATTCAAGTGTGACAGTTGTCTTCTGACTTTCTCAGATACCAAAGAGGTGCAGCAACATGCTCTTATCCACCAAGAAAGCAAAACTCACCAGTGTTTGCACTGCGACCACAAGAGTTCGAACTCAAGCGATTTGAAACGACATGTAATTTCAGTTCACACAAAGGACTACCCCCATAAGTGTGATATGTGTGATAAAGGCTTTCACAGGCCTTCAGAACTGAAGAAACATGTGGCTGCCCACAAGGGTAAAAAAATGCACCAGTGTAGACATTGTGACTTTAAGATTGCAGATCCATTCGTTCTGAGTCGCCATATTCTCTCAGTTCACACAAAAGATCTTCCATTTAGGTGTAAGAGATGTAGAAAGGGATTTAGGCAACAGAATGAGCTTAAAAAGCATATGAAGACGCACAGTGGTAGAAAAGTATATCAGTGTGAGTACTGTGAGTATAGCACTACAGATGCCTCAGGCTTTAAACGGCACGTTATCTCCATTCATACGAAAGACTATCCTCACCGTTGTGAGTACTGCAAGAAAGGGTTCCGAAGACCTTCAGAAAAGAACCAGCACATAATGCGACATCATAAAGAAGTTGGCCTGCCCTAACAATACTTTCACAGACTTTTGTAGAGATGTTGGCTTTTAAAAGCCAATTTTAAAGCCGATCAGTTTTGTTCACATACAGTACTGTACATTGATTTATACTGTGTACAGATAGGATTATTCCTTCTCGTTACCTTTACATTTTATTCAGTAGTGTTCTGAATCCTATTTAGTTTGTTTAATGAGGAAAAGTAGCAACAAACAAGTTGCTTTCAATAAAATAATCCCTGATTCTGTATTGAATTTTTCCATCTTAGAAGTTTTAACTATTTAAGTATTTACTTTATTCACCTTGATGGTACTCTTCTAAGACGATTAAAGATAAAAACATGATTTAGTAACTCTAAAAGTAATCATTTTGACTCGTTTTTCCCCCACAAATTCTTTGCATTAAATAGAAACATCTGGAATATAAATGGGAGATTTTACTGTCAGTTCTAATTATAACATGAGTCATTTACTTGTCTAGCTTAACATTTTCAAATCACATGACCGTGAAACTTTGCATTTGAGCCTCAACATTGAATATAGTATATTGGCTAAGTTTGTGCTTAGTTTTCATTCTGTTTAACAGGCAAAATAtgcttctttttactttctttgtagTGTTTACATTTTTTGCCAGCACAGCACACTTTTAGAAGTGGTATTGAAAGGTTttgctttttcctgtttttcattcttctgtctGTACTCCCTTGTTTTAGAATAGTTATGTTCTGTAAATGAGACTTATTGTGAACtaagttttggaattttttaGAGAGAAATGTGGCTCATATGATTTTGCAAGGTACCCTAAATTTTATATGTGCCTGTATGTTGCTTATTTTACATACTTAAACACACAATCCCAAATTCTAAGTCTATGATGAAAAGTATTAAATGTACAATGAACTGAAAGATCCACAGATGTATGAAGGAGCATTTTTGCCAACTTTTTATTCAGAAGGATCAAAATTTAgctgaagaaataggaaaaaaataaggacactaatatttttataaagtgaagTATTATCTTATAAAAATCTTTGGTAATTGGAAAAGAGAAGTTAATGGTATTTCTAGATAGAATGCTTTCATACAGGTTTAT
The genomic region above belongs to Globicephala melas chromosome Y, mGloMel1.2, whole genome shotgun sequence and contains:
- the LOC115849783 gene encoding zinc finger X-chromosomal protein-like isoform X1 — its product is MDEDELELQPQEPNSFFDGIGTDATHMDGDQIVVEVQETVFVSDVVDSDITVHNFVPDDPDSVVIQDVIEDVVIEDVQCSDILEEADVSENVIIPEQVLITSDVTEEVSLAHCTVPDDVLASDITSASMSMPEHVLTSESIHVSDIGHVEHVHDSVVEAEIITDPLTTDVVSEEVLVADCASEAVIDANGIPVDQQDDDKGNCEDYLMISLDDAGKIEHDGSSGMTMDAESEMDPCKVDGTCPEVIKVYIFKADPGEDDLGGTVDIVESEPENDRGVELLDQNSSIRVPREKMVYMTVNDSQQDEDLNVAEIADEVYMEVIVGEEDAAVAAAAAAAVHEQQMDNNEIKTFMPIAWAAAYGNNSDGIENRNGTASALLHIDESAGLGRLAKQKPKKRRRPDSRQYQTAIIIGPDGHPLTVYPCMICGKKFKSRGFLKRHMKNHPEHLTKKKYHCTDCDYTTNKKISFHNHLESHKLTSKAEKAFECDECGKHFSHAGALFTHKMVHKEKGANKMHKCKFCEYETAEQGLLNRHLLAVHSKNFPHICVECGKGFRHPSELKKHMRIHTGEKPYQCQYCEYRSADSSNLKTHVKTKHSKEMPFKCDSCLLTFSDTKEVQQHALIHQESKTHQCLHCDHKSSNSSDLKRHVISVHTKDYPHKCDMCDKGFHRPSELKKHVAAHKGKKMHQCRHCDFKIADPFVLSRHILSVHTKDLPFRCKRCRKGFRQQNELKKHMKTHSGRKVYQCEYCEYSTTDASGFKRHVISIHTKDYPHRCEYCKKGFRRPSEKNQHIMRHHKEVGLP
- the LOC115849783 gene encoding zinc finger X-chromosomal protein-like isoform X2, encoding MDEDELELQPQEPNSFFDGIGTDATHMDGDQIVVEVQETVFVSDVVDSDITVHNFVPDDPDSVVIQDVIEDVVIEDVQCSDILEEADVSENVIIPEQVLITSDVTEEVSLAHCTVPDDVLASDITSASMSMPEHVLTSESIHVSDIGHVEHVHDSVVEAEIITDPLTTDVVSEEVLVADCASEAVIDANGIPVDQQDDDKGNCEDYLMISLDDAGKIEHDGSSGMTMDAESEMDPCKVDGTCPEVIKVYIFKADPGEDDLGGTVDIVESEPENDRGVELLDQNSSIRVPREKMVYMTVNDSQQDEDLNVAEIADEVYMEVIVGEEDAAVAAAAAAAVHEQQMDNNEIKTFMPIAWAAAYAIIIGPDGHPLTVYPCMICGKKFKSRGFLKRHMKNHPEHLTKKKYHCTDCDYTTNKKISFHNHLESHKLTSKAEKAFECDECGKHFSHAGALFTHKMVHKEKGANKMHKCKFCEYETAEQGLLNRHLLAVHSKNFPHICVECGKGFRHPSELKKHMRIHTGEKPYQCQYCEYRSADSSNLKTHVKTKHSKEMPFKCDSCLLTFSDTKEVQQHALIHQESKTHQCLHCDHKSSNSSDLKRHVISVHTKDYPHKCDMCDKGFHRPSELKKHVAAHKGKKMHQCRHCDFKIADPFVLSRHILSVHTKDLPFRCKRCRKGFRQQNELKKHMKTHSGRKVYQCEYCEYSTTDASGFKRHVISIHTKDYPHRCEYCKKGFRRPSEKNQHIMRHHKEVGLP